From the Fibrobacter sp. genome, the window ACCGGGGCCACCACCGGCTCCTTATAGCTTTCGTAGGCAAACTCGGTGGGAGTAAAGTAGACCTGTTCCTTGGACAGAACCTTCTCGTAGTCTTCACTGACAAAGTACAGCTGCAGGGAATCGTTTGCCGGCAAGGCAGGAAGAACGAACACGCCATTAGCGTCAGAAGGCACCAGGATGTCTGTGCCGAGCACACCCACCCAAACAATGCCGGAGCCATCGGGAATGTCGGTCTCGCCCTTCATGACTGCAGTTGCCACCAGGGGAACAGAGTCAAGGGCTGCATAGCTCTCTGCGGAAACCACCTTGGTAAAGGCAGCACCATTGTATACCACAGTCAAACGGAAATCGCCCTTCTCAGGGACATCAAGGTTAAAGCGACCCATGCTGTCGGTATAGGCGTCAGCCACCACGATGGAGTTTTCCGCCTGAGCGGAGGCAGCCATGTGATCCACTTTTCTCAAGGCCACGCGGGCATTGGGAGCAACCTCGCCATCGACGTGAGCAACGATACCGTTTGTGGTGATGCTACCAGGACCACCAGCAACCCCTTTCTCATCGGAACAAGCCAGCATACTCAAAGAGCCGGCTATTGCCAGGGGCAAAAGAAAATATGAAAGCTTTCTCATTTTTCCTTCTCCTGAAGGGGTTTAACAAATGCCAGGGGGAACAGCTGAATATTCAACTGGAAAATCGTGTTGTCTCCCGAACCTTCCTGAGATAAACGTAGTAAATCCGTGCGGAATTCGTTGATCTTTTCACGAATCAGCTGGATATCATCCATGTTAAACGTCATGGTGACGGTGCTGATATCGCGAAGATGGGGAGCATGGCGTTCCAGGGACTCGCCTGCAAGCGCGATGGTATCTTTCTGGAACTGACGGACAGCGGCAGAGCGCCAGTTTCCACCGGTGCTGACGAAAGTGTCGTTCACCTTCCAGAATCCCTCGCGGTCCGTAGAAATCATGTTCAAGTCGGCAAGGAGCTGAACGGCGGCCTTGGCCTCCTTGACGGTAATCTGCGGGGTACAGCACTCCGCAAGGCCCTCGTAGTCATCCTTGAAACGGCTAATGCCGATAATGGAACGGATGGCGTTGTAGTACCAATGGCGATAGAATTCCAGTTCCTTCTTGGCCAGAAGCTTAAGGGAAACACCCTTCAAGGCCTGCATGCGTTCGTAATGCTGCAGGGCCTCATTGTCGGTCTTTGCACGACCGAAGAACACCATTTCAGTCCAGTAGGCAGTTTCCTTTTCGTCTAGCCCGAAAAACTCCGCCAGCGGCTTAATATAGCTGGTAGATAGATGAATCTTGCCCTGGGACATCCTCAGGAGGTTACCGGGGTCGGCACCAATCTTCATGGCCATGTAACGCCAGGAAATAATCGACTTACGCTGTTTAAAGTCATCAAACGCGTCGCGCAACCACTCACGGTAATCGGTATATTCAAATATCTGCTTCATAACCTAAAAGATATATCAGCCCGCAATGTAAACAAAGCGTTGCAAATCAATCTCCGTTGTTGAACTTTACAACAACATTAAGGTCCTTGTCACAGGTAGCAATCCATTTGCATTCCGGGGAGTTTTCCAAGGAGGAATCGTCGCAGAACCCTTTAAATTCAAGGATTTCGGGATTTTCGCCATTCGCCCCATAGAACACGTTGTAGCCCAAAAGTCCAGCCTTGGACTTGACTACAGGTTCTTCGCCCATAAGACGACCTGTGATGAAGATTACACAATTATCCTTGTTTTCCAGCTGGGACTCATCCTGCCCTGGTTCGGCAATCCAGCGAATCTGGATCGGCCTAAAGTCAGCCTCAGGGTCCTGCTTGGCGCAGCCGACAAGGCCGACCACAGGTCCTAGACAGAGTGCCAAAGAGGTAAGTATCCTGGAACAAGCCATGACCTACCCAGGGAGACCTTAGCGGACTCGCTTGAAAGTTGCGCTGGTAACGCGGTTTCGACCGCTTTCCTTGGAAGCGTACAGAGCCTTGTCTGCACGTTCAAACAGACGCTTGGGATCTTCGCCGGCCACCATTTCGGCAATACCGAAGGAGCAGGTCACCTGCTGCTGAGGAATCAGCTTGGCATTCTCGATTGCCATACGGAGTTTTTCAGCAAGGAATTGAGCGTTCTGGATAGGCGTATCCGCACAAAGAATCACAAATTCTTCACCACCCCAACGAACCAGGGCGTCGGTATTGCGGATCTTGCTCAGGATCAACTTTGTAAGACCGACAAGGACCTCGTCACCCACGTTATGGCCATAGGAGTCATTGATATTCTTGAAGTGGTCGATGTCCAAGATGATGAAGGATACAGGACTATCGTTCTTGATAAGATTTTCCTGTTCACGGAGCAAAATGCTGCTGAAGCCAGCACGGTTGAGACATCCAGTAAGGGGGTCTTCCTTACTGCTCTTCTCGTACTCGCTCTTCTCGATTTCCAGGGCGCGCAAGTTCTTTTCCAGTTCCTCACGTTTCTTCTTGGCTGCAGCTCGTTCACGGCTATAATCAAAGAAGCGGATAATCAAGATAATGAAGAAGGTCACGAACCACATGGCCACCAGGGCCGTCACCAGCTTTTCCTTCTGGATCATCTTGCCCTTGAAGCAAAGGCCGCGAATTTCCAAGGTTCCGTAACCAAGGGGAGCGTTGGTACCTGTCTGGATTTCGATAAGGGGAATGTTGCTCAGGTCTACACGGGCATTATGAACGTTGATCTCGTTCTGGGCAACCCACCAACCGGCCACACGGAATTCCTGGGGAACAAAGACGGCAGGGTACTTTTCTTCTAGAGGGAAGAATTCAATTTCGTTAAACTTGAGGGAGGTTTCGTCGCCTTCGCGGGAGAACGCAGGATCAAAGCCACGCATGTAAAGACGAACGGTTCCTTCGCCACGGGGCTTTACCCATACAAAGATGCTGTCGTACTGAGACAAGTCCTTGCCATGAGCCTTACCATCGCCGAGGAAGATCTTGAGACCCACGTAAGGATAGGCATACCCCTCGCGAAGCTCGTAGTCGACCACGATAGAAGAATCGGTCTTGCTCAACTGGACGGCAGAAGAACCGCCATCAGCAGAGTCCGTCTCCACCATCAGGTAGGGATAGTCCACAAGATTCAACATTTCGATCTTGTCCAGGCCATTCTGATAGGACAAGATGGCGATGACCGTAACAGCCAACAGCACCACAATCAGAATGTTCATTCTGAAAAGAAGATAAAGCTTTTCCAAAAGAATCGACATGGGTATCTACAACCTAACCGGATGATTTGCTTGATAATATATAAAATCGCCCCCCTGTAGCAAGGGACTAACGCCTCATCCAACCGCTTAGACGGCCAATAATGGGCCTAAGGGTGTCAGCAAGTTCCTTCTGGGAAGGTTCATTGGGATGTCCGTGGAGGCCTTCATTCACAGTTTGCACCGTCACGAACTCCACATCCTTCTTGCCAGCGGCGATTTCCGCATCGTAAACCTGTTTTACGGTGGGAGTCAGGTCGTCATTAGGCCAAATCTTGGTTGAAACCAGCAGGAACTTTACACCGGGATGGGCGGAGCGAAGCTTGTTCAGCATTTCCGCATAGGTTTTCTTGAATTCACCCTTATCTCCGTAGGGAGGATTTCCCTGGAAATCGTTGATTCCAAGGAAAACTACAATGACCTGAGGGTGGAAGTCTTCAAAATTCCACATCAACTTGGAGGAATCTGCCGGATTGGACAGCTTCGCCACATCAACTGGGGCTTCGCCGGGCACTGTGTACTGGTACAGACGAGGAATTTTCCACTCAGAAACGATATTATCGTAATTACGGACAAGTCCGCGACCGCTGAAGGCGTTTACCTGGAAATTCGCCTTGTATCCATCGGCAAGCAGGAAGGCATAGCTCTTGGAAGCATTTGTAGTCTCAAAGACGTGGTCTTCCTGATCACTGACATGGCCCTCAACACCGTAGCCCACGGTAAAGGAGTCCCCTA encodes:
- a CDS encoding TIGR02147 family protein; the encoded protein is MKQIFEYTDYREWLRDAFDDFKQRKSIISWRYMAMKIGADPGNLLRMSQGKIHLSTSYIKPLAEFFGLDEKETAYWTEMVFFGRAKTDNEALQHYERMQALKGVSLKLLAKKELEFYRHWYYNAIRSIIGISRFKDDYEGLAECCTPQITVKEAKAAVQLLADLNMISTDREGFWKVNDTFVSTGGNWRSAAVRQFQKDTIALAGESLERHAPHLRDISTVTMTFNMDDIQLIREKINEFRTDLLRLSQEGSGDNTIFQLNIQLFPLAFVKPLQEKEK
- a CDS encoding GGDEF domain-containing protein; the encoded protein is MSILLEKLYLLFRMNILIVVLLAVTVIAILSYQNGLDKIEMLNLVDYPYLMVETDSADGGSSAVQLSKTDSSIVVDYELREGYAYPYVGLKIFLGDGKAHGKDLSQYDSIFVWVKPRGEGTVRLYMRGFDPAFSREGDETSLKFNEIEFFPLEEKYPAVFVPQEFRVAGWWVAQNEINVHNARVDLSNIPLIEIQTGTNAPLGYGTLEIRGLCFKGKMIQKEKLVTALVAMWFVTFFIILIIRFFDYSRERAAAKKKREELEKNLRALEIEKSEYEKSSKEDPLTGCLNRAGFSSILLREQENLIKNDSPVSFIILDIDHFKNINDSYGHNVGDEVLVGLTKLILSKIRNTDALVRWGGEEFVILCADTPIQNAQFLAEKLRMAIENAKLIPQQQVTCSFGIAEMVAGEDPKRLFERADKALYASKESGRNRVTSATFKRVR
- a CDS encoding GDSL-type esterase/lipase family protein — encoded protein: MNSSKDFLFSGRWEHGASFCRTSAPAAMVQFNAQASSLEFEIEGQARWRVDQDGEQIGLFISGDKARHKVKVAADGKPHLYRLIKISESNPGGVTLFGIKTDAKGKFLDAPKHNSRRIEFIGDSFTVGYGVEGHVSDQEDHVFETTNASKSYAFLLADGYKANFQVNAFSGRGLVRNYDNIVSEWKIPRLYQYTVPGEAPVDVAKLSNPADSSKLMWNFEDFHPQVIVVFLGINDFQGNPPYGDKGEFKKTYAEMLNKLRSAHPGVKFLLVSTKIWPNDDLTPTVKQVYDAEIAAGKKDVEFVTVQTVNEGLHGHPNEPSQKELADTLRPIIGRLSGWMRR